Below is a genomic region from Paenibacillus rhizovicinus.
ATCTGAAGGTGTGGACGATCTGTCGTGTGGACGCCGACCTGGCCGATGGGCCAAATCATCATGAAGAAGTGGAAGAGCAGATAAACCTTGTATTGCGCAGTGATGACGTTCTTGGCGAACACATAGATGAAGATGGAAAACAAACCAATGAGCAAGCCTAAATCCATGCCTATCTTAAGTCCCATGTACTCCACCCAAATCACTAGATAATTTTCTATGAAAAAAGACCTGGGACAATCTGCATATTCTCTTCCATTCTATCACACAGTTCAGATATTCGACAATAAGCGTTGTTACGTTATTTGACATCCCCGGCTGCGTTTTTGAGCCTGTCCTCAAGCGCGCGTTCCAAGTAAGGCTTCGCGCTGAGCATGTCCCTGAATGCCTCGTATTCCCGCCATTTCCGAAGGGCATCGCTGCCGCTTCCGGCTGTCCTGACCGCTCGGATGAGCATGTTCTTCGGCGTATGCTCCGGATCGATGAATTCCAGCATTTGCACGCGATAGCCCAAGACTTCCAGCAGCTGCGCGCGTATAGCGTCCGTTGCGAGCGCGGAGAAACGTTCCTTCAGCAGCCCGTGCGACAGCAGCGGCTTCATCGTATCGTTCGCGATCTGCTTGAACAGCTCATGCTGGCAGCAAGGGACGGATAAAATGACGGAAGCTCCCCATTCGACCGCCTTCACGAGCGCGGCGTCCGTTGCGGTATCGCAAGCATGCAGCGTGACGACCATGTCGACTTCCGTCTGATCCTTGTAATCGGCGATATCCCCGACTTGGAAGCGAAGCCGGTCATAACCAAGCTTGTTCGCGAGCTCCGTGCAGAATGCGATCACATCCGCCTTCAGGTCCAGGCCGACGACAGAAATCCGGCGTCCTTGCTGAACAGCGAGCAAGTGATAGAGCGCGAAGGTCAAGTACGACTTGCCGCAGCCGAAATCGACGATGGTAATCTCCCGGTCAGCCGGCAGGTAAGGCAGCACGTCCGTAACCATCTCGAGGAAACGGTTGATTTGACGGAACTTATCCTGCTTCTTCGCGATGACCTTGCCATCCTTCGTCATGATGCCAAGCTCCACCAGGAACGGCGCCGCTTCTCCCTCCTGCACGACCCGCTGTTTCTGCCGGTTATGGGACAGCGTTTCGTTCTTCTCGGCAGCCGACGGCGAGGTCGGCTTGCTGAGCACCGCCGCCTTGCCTTTCTTGGAGAAAAGCACCTGCACGTCGGCTTCGTCCGTCCGGATCAACGCCTGCCGGTAGTGCTCGATGAGCCATTCCGCCATACGCTTCCCCGCTAGGTCTTGCGGGACGTTCTCGTGCGTCACTTTGTTATCGATGTAATATTGAAACTGGTAGTGGAGCGACCCTCTCAGCTCCACCGGCCGAATGACAGTCTTGGCAGGGATACCGCCGTCCTTGCGGCGCAGCTGACTGAACGTCGCTCCTCTCAGCCTGCCCTCCGCAACCCACTGCTCCATGTCGCGCTGCCATTGTTCTTTGCTTTCGCTTTCCATATGCTTTCGTTCAGCTCCTAAACCGCTTCGATGTCTTGTTTGATTCGTTCCAGCCCGTCCGCGACTTCGTCGCGCGGCAATCCTCCGGCCTCCAGCGATTCATCCGGGAGCAGCAGCAGCCTGCGATAGAACTCCAGCGCTTCCTCGCGAGGGATCATGCCGTCTTCGAGCAGCTCGTGAAGAACGTTCTCCGCTTCGTCGTACCGCCGGTCGCCTTCATGCCATTCCCACATCAGCAGCTTCGTGGCGCGCGGAAGCTCGTAGCCGTCCAGCTGTTCCGCCATGTCGGCCGCTTCTTCCGACGGCGTCCGCAGCATCGCGGGCGCATCCAGCAGCGCCAGGCGCATGAACAGGTGGAATGCCTTCAGTTGGAGCGGGTAGCTTTGCTCCGTTCGGCCGAGCTCGTTCAGAATGGCCGCCTCTTCTTTCATTAATAGCGCAACGCCGCTTATGTTCGCCGTTTCGACGACGCCGTTCGTCGTCATCATCCGCACGAGGTCGGCGTCGGACAGCTGACGGATCAGCTTGCCGTTCATCCGAAACTTCTTGTCCAATAAATCATCGATGACGAGCAGCGCTTCCTCCTGCTTGCGCTGCTGGCGCAGCCCCATGATAACGCCCGCCGCTTCGCCCATCTCCTGAATCATCCGCATAAAAAAATCCCGCTGAAATACCATCGCCGTTCCTCCCCCAGTATCAAACGCCAAACGCGGTGCCAGTGTTGCAAACCGTTCGAGAAAAAGTCACTTATGCTTATTGGCGTCCAGGAATGCGAGCAGCTCCGCGGCCAGCCGCTCCGGCGCTTCTACCATGCTCATATGTCCGCAGTCTTCCAGCAGCGACTGCGTAACCTGCGGTCCGTCCGTCGTAAACGTGTTCGCCGGCGGAATGACTCCGTCCTCCGCGCCCGCGACCAGCAATCGCGGCACGGATAATCCGTCCAGCACGCCCGTACGGTCAAGGCGCGCTTTCATGCCAAGCGCGGTTGCCGCCGCGCCTTCCGCGTCCGTCCCCAAGCCGATGTCGATGATGCTCTTCACTTGACCGCTCATCGATTCCCGGTGAGACGGCGCGAACAGCTTAGGCACCAAGCCTTCCACGAACGGCGCGATCCCTTCCGTCCGGAGCGCGTGCGCCGCTTTCTCGCGGTTCCCCTTCGCCTCTTCGCTGTCCGGCTTCGCCGTAGAATGCACAAGGCCGAACGCGGCCAGCTTATCGGGATACAGCTCCGCGAAAGCAAGCGACGCATAACCGCCGAGCGAGTGGCCGAACAAGGTGACGGCATCGGCGTTCAAGTGCTCCAGCAGCAGTCTGAGATCCGATGCGAAATCTTCCATCGCATAGATGGGCTGCCCCGGTGAGGTGCTGCGGCCATGACCGCGCAGATCCGGCACGATTAACCGGCCCGCTCCCTCCAGCTGCGGGAGCACCTGCTCCCAGTAAGCGGAGCTGCCGCAGAAGCCGTGCAGAAGGACGATTACGCGATCCGAATTCGCTGTGCCGGCGGATTTTGAATCGTAATAGGCGATCTTCTGTCCGTTCGTCATTGTGAACGCTTGGTTTGCTATGGAACGATGATCCGTTGTCATATAATTCCTACCCTTCTCAATTGGCTAGCGCAGCTTGCCGAGTCTGTCCGATCCTTATCCAGCGCAACAACATTATGATCGCAATCTCATGCCTTCAATCTCATGGCCTCTACTTCCGGCTGGCTCCAAGCCGCCTGCACGGCGCTGGCCAAAGCCCGTGCCATGCCGAGCACCTCATGCAGGGACGCATGTTGAATCGTCCAGTAGGGCTTCACGCTCTTCGGGCCGACAATGCCGGCAATGCTGTAATGCCCCGCAGGGGATAGCCGCTTGCCGACCGCATGTCCCGGGAAGAGCGGTCCTTCGCCAACGATATAACCCGGTTCCTCTTCCTTACTACCCAAACAGGCATCGATCGCAATCGTCAATAACGACTCCGGAATC
It encodes:
- a CDS encoding class I SAM-dependent methyltransferase; protein product: MESESKEQWQRDMEQWVAEGRLRGATFSQLRRKDGGIPAKTVIRPVELRGSLHYQFQYYIDNKVTHENVPQDLAGKRMAEWLIEHYRQALIRTDEADVQVLFSKKGKAAVLSKPTSPSAAEKNETLSHNRQKQRVVQEGEAAPFLVELGIMTKDGKVIAKKQDKFRQINRFLEMVTDVLPYLPADREITIVDFGCGKSYLTFALYHLLAVQQGRRISVVGLDLKADVIAFCTELANKLGYDRLRFQVGDIADYKDQTEVDMVVTLHACDTATDAALVKAVEWGASVILSVPCCQHELFKQIANDTMKPLLSHGLLKERFSALATDAIRAQLLEVLGYRVQMLEFIDPEHTPKNMLIRAVRTAGSGSDALRKWREYEAFRDMLSAKPYLERALEDRLKNAAGDVK
- a CDS encoding DUF6483 family protein gives rise to the protein MVFQRDFFMRMIQEMGEAAGVIMGLRQQRKQEEALLVIDDLLDKKFRMNGKLIRQLSDADLVRMMTTNGVVETANISGVALLMKEEAAILNELGRTEQSYPLQLKAFHLFMRLALLDAPAMLRTPSEEAADMAEQLDGYELPRATKLLMWEWHEGDRRYDEAENVLHELLEDGMIPREEALEFYRRLLLLPDESLEAGGLPRDEVADGLERIKQDIEAV
- a CDS encoding alpha/beta fold hydrolase, which produces MTTDHRSIANQAFTMTNGQKIAYYDSKSAGTANSDRVIVLLHGFCGSSAYWEQVLPQLEGAGRLIVPDLRGHGRSTSPGQPIYAMEDFASDLRLLLEHLNADAVTLFGHSLGGYASLAFAELYPDKLAAFGLVHSTAKPDSEEAKGNREKAAHALRTEGIAPFVEGLVPKLFAPSHRESMSGQVKSIIDIGLGTDAEGAAATALGMKARLDRTGVLDGLSVPRLLVAGAEDGVIPPANTFTTDGPQVTQSLLEDCGHMSMVEAPERLAAELLAFLDANKHK
- the yyaC gene encoding spore protease YyaC, with the protein product MGNRAKARRGRAEDPVNRQRVSIEGVEAFLRKAAAVQPDRDQVAFLCIGTDCSTGDSFGPLVGTLLKQSGWGRVVGTLDDPCDADRYESLKSAIPESLLTIAIDACLGSKEEEPGYIVGEGPLFPGHAVGKRLSPAGHYSIAGIVGPKSVKPYWTIQHASLHEVLGMARALASAVQAAWSQPEVEAMRLKA